A genomic region of Gemmata massiliana contains the following coding sequences:
- a CDS encoding HRDC domain-containing protein has protein sequence MALTFFTVPIRDPAPGEGALNAFLGCHRVLGVDRRFVDAGENSFWAICVDYLPVASSTPGTSFGKKARVDYREALPPHEFAAFAKLRELRQQLARAEAVPVYTIFTNDQLADMVRRRVATPADLETIAGAGDARIGKYGPAFLAALVAAGLNHEARDPGA, from the coding sequence ATGGCTCTGACGTTTTTCACCGTGCCGATCCGTGATCCGGCACCGGGCGAAGGGGCGCTGAACGCCTTTCTAGGTTGCCACCGCGTCCTGGGTGTGGACCGTCGGTTCGTGGACGCGGGCGAGAACTCCTTTTGGGCCATCTGCGTCGATTACCTGCCGGTCGCGTCGAGCACCCCGGGCACCTCGTTTGGCAAGAAGGCACGGGTGGATTACCGCGAGGCCCTACCACCGCACGAGTTCGCCGCGTTCGCCAAACTTCGGGAGTTGCGACAGCAACTGGCCCGGGCCGAGGCGGTGCCGGTCTACACCATCTTCACCAACGATCAGCTGGCCGACATGGTCCGCCGCCGGGTCGCCACACCGGCCGACCTGGAGACGATCGCCGGCGCCGGTGACGCCCGGATCGGCAAGTACGGCCCAGCTTTCCTGGCCGCTCTCGTGGCCGCGGGGCTCAACCATGAAGCGCGTGACCCTGGGGCTTGA
- a CDS encoding TIGR02996 domain-containing protein produces the protein MLSKLQPPLDPEEAALIRAIVADPDDDTPRLVYADWLDEHARPDRARLIRVQCALESLKTEERTLLEKFGAQWIKEAYGRCGEDHRFHRGFPEEVTMRFSTFLDHHATLNDYTPLRYLRLQGRLTDNMDDDLATLSRLPALQQVRSLEFDEPGVALPHSNYGPKGVEALAASPYLKGLQQLRLHSSQIGAVGAQIIANAPTFHNLTHLTLTDRRLCPPDFDAVAFLRSASLNRLKEVQLGEQQYGEHALSYIRSAPNPSGPDAGPTP, from the coding sequence ATGCTCTCCAAACTTCAACCCCCACTCGATCCCGAGGAAGCCGCTCTCATCCGCGCGATCGTTGCCGATCCCGACGACGACACCCCGCGCCTCGTGTACGCCGACTGGCTCGATGAACACGCCCGGCCCGACCGCGCCCGCTTGATCCGCGTCCAGTGCGCGCTCGAAAGCCTCAAGACCGAAGAGCGGACCCTGCTGGAGAAGTTCGGCGCGCAGTGGATCAAAGAGGCTTACGGGCGGTGCGGCGAAGATCACCGATTTCATCGGGGGTTTCCGGAAGAAGTCACAATGAGGTTCAGCACCTTCCTGGACCACCACGCGACTCTAAACGATTACACGCCGCTGCGCTACCTGCGACTTCAGGGGCGACTGACGGACAACATGGACGACGACCTCGCGACACTGTCCCGCCTCCCGGCGTTACAGCAAGTTCGCTCGTTGGAATTCGACGAGCCGGGCGTCGCCTTGCCGCACTCGAATTACGGCCCGAAGGGGGTCGAAGCACTGGCAGCGTCGCCGTATCTCAAAGGGTTACAACAGCTCCGCCTTCATTCGTCACAAATTGGAGCGGTCGGGGCGCAGATCATCGCCAACGCGCCGACGTTTCACAACCTGACGCATTTGACCCTGACGGACCGGCGGTTGTGCCCACCGGATTTCGACGCCGTGGCGTTTCTTCGCTCGGCAAGTTTGAATCGCCTGAAAGAAGTTCAACTGGGCGAGCAGCAATACGGCGAGCACGCGCTGAGCTACATTCGCTCGGCCCCGAACCCGTCCGGACCTGACGCCGGCCCGACGCCCTGA
- a CDS encoding ParB/RepB/Spo0J family partition protein: MSSVALPLAVLTPDPTQPRKSVSDDKVDDLAKSILARGQLQPLRVKPADADGKHVIISGHRRFNALHAIGATTAECIVVDDPHDAAAILAAQMTENLHRENLSPIEEAEGYFRYLDVRQITAARAAEELQVFPARISRALALLALPEELRTAVHTGHVPKETAYHLSRLPEGSERDRLITEALAGSLRRDTAVRAAKVTKGSTTAVSVRRVVCRLPGNRSLTLVGPAIHLDTMIEALESTLKEARKARTQGWDVSTLAKVFKDRAAHEGTQSSDRPAT, from the coding sequence ATGAGTTCAGTCGCGCTCCCACTCGCGGTACTCACCCCGGACCCAACGCAACCTCGCAAGTCCGTGTCAGACGATAAAGTCGACGACTTAGCCAAGAGCATCCTGGCGCGCGGCCAACTCCAGCCCCTGCGCGTCAAGCCGGCGGATGCCGATGGCAAGCACGTCATTATCAGCGGGCACCGACGCTTCAACGCGCTCCACGCGATCGGGGCAACGACCGCCGAGTGCATCGTGGTCGACGATCCACACGATGCAGCCGCAATACTCGCGGCCCAAATGACCGAGAACCTGCACCGCGAGAACCTGAGTCCGATTGAGGAAGCAGAAGGATATTTCCGCTACCTCGACGTGCGCCAGATCACCGCGGCCCGTGCGGCCGAAGAGCTTCAAGTTTTCCCGGCCCGGATCAGCCGAGCGCTCGCTCTCCTGGCGCTCCCCGAGGAACTCCGCACCGCGGTCCACACCGGTCACGTGCCCAAAGAAACCGCCTACCATCTGTCTCGGCTGCCCGAGGGTTCCGAGCGCGACCGCCTCATCACCGAAGCGCTGGCCGGTTCGCTCCGGCGCGACACCGCGGTTCGCGCCGCCAAAGTGACGAAAGGCTCGACCACTGCCGTTTCCGTTCGCCGGGTCGTGTGCCGCCTGCCCGGGAACCGCTCCCTCACTCTGGTCGGTCCCGCAATCCATCTCGACACAATGATCGAGGCGCTTGAAAGCACGCTTAAAGAAGCGCGCAAAGCCCGGACTCAAGGCTGGGACGTATCCACTCTCGCCAAGGTGTTCAAGGACCGTGCCGCGCACGAAGGTACCCAATCGTCGGATCGCCCCGCGACGTGA
- a CDS encoding RNA polymerase sigma factor, whose protein sequence is MNSTDGLTALINRIRAGDEDAIGELIRDHEPLVLAAIRFALEPGNALRPFITTNDILQSVHARLVREARKAPAADSGPPSRDQIDNGLGWLITVATRLVIDRSRRLPKKSGAPDVTGSTEPAGPKVVPMDALAAILTDPNPGPEESVDDRDLVRLILEQLSPEERAVAEARMAGKSWGEIGKEWERPMQRRFAALREQFQKSNQDESE, encoded by the coding sequence ATGAATTCGACCGATGGGCTGACGGCGTTGATCAATCGCATTCGCGCGGGCGACGAGGACGCCATCGGCGAATTGATTCGCGACCACGAACCGCTGGTGCTCGCGGCGATCCGCTTCGCCCTGGAACCGGGCAACGCACTGCGCCCGTTCATCACGACGAACGACATCCTGCAATCCGTCCACGCCCGGCTCGTCCGTGAGGCTCGAAAGGCTCCGGCCGCCGATTCCGGGCCGCCCTCGAGGGATCAAATTGACAACGGCTTGGGATGGCTCATCACCGTGGCCACCCGCCTGGTTATCGATCGGAGCCGGCGACTGCCGAAAAAATCGGGAGCACCGGACGTAACCGGCAGCACCGAACCCGCCGGTCCCAAAGTGGTGCCGATGGACGCCCTCGCCGCGATCCTGACCGATCCGAACCCCGGTCCCGAAGAGTCCGTGGACGACCGCGACTTGGTGCGCCTGATCCTTGAGCAATTGTCGCCGGAAGAGCGCGCCGTTGCAGAAGCGCGAATGGCGGGCAAAAGTTGGGGGGAGATCGGCAAGGAATGGGAACGACCGATGCAGCGTCGATTCGCAGCGCTGCGTGAGCAGTTCCAGAAATCGAACCAAGACGAGTCGGAGTGA
- a CDS encoding protein kinase domain-containing protein, with the protein MPGPQDSPPAGGSGRFPNPLLAQMVFEATWDLLTRWQNGQPIPAEAYRADFGDALFSHQDVAPRLVAAEMRARFELFPALATGPTLRSAAPLLDLFGCRRSQPAPYPYFAPPRAGGEIGWLDKFRVIREVGRGGLGIVFRAFNTKTLIEKNRPRALKILIPEGDLTKSRQRLEAEADSLRAIRHDHVVAFYNAETVIHTEVGEIDYLEMEYVYGPSLEDLVTHFLQTDGCAVPVRLAVELIRQAAAGLDGIHTHAQRFIHRDLKPSNLLLEWRPDSPPSSSPWRVRLCDFGLVRAAGRPRITSETSIAGTRVYMAPEQLRPGPGRPVSAKSDVFALGVILYELVVGRHPFWAGTITQTDENIARLRYTHPREANRSVDIPEGLDTLIRAMLAEHPTKRPDAATVRDRLAAIAAPGAGAPPNRERAPRAIRRPTDSASAPMKVYVSSVAKELMPFRRAVVEAIRAASDRYVVFPAQEYTEAFAFPVEECQKWIEQCHVYVGLFGFDYGPILKEDSVSLLEREYRASLDWKLTPLLFMSERPHWDPHSSVEWQALGASPILALRSELKTARAILFSDSREALAAQVLAALSTLLLPEEVASAPDSPGPSDMDWSRRALENYHKKVCARFTFYNEAHPDAPENDPSRQGLPFLTSQQLFTLKPGVDAKEALHPERFRAARLAGDDRSGEPPTPDAQYWEELDREALIASLTGDAKGRRIAFTTDAGLGKTRNLAWLEHECQSRGSGWVFSLLASEALPLHQLVSRRLTERVLAANNTHLDETRAAAILEGARTDGAITLIVDGLDQTKTVGWLKDLLDPTAGWDRCHVVVAGRPFALESHWEDLFTAPIWQYVQVGELNRKQQEQLLGERRFGAVPEEARSILSTPRVLECIRGIDEKELPTLRTVADVYWTAVRYMLVRALRPHPGGKIDREDERRYLQILGALAFAMYAETESDGNGNLRPNLDRILAGDDLLDFLYGPRDGKRSVLERLQPIIPNYDKERFKNDLKTLSTLNAAVSHGWLDSDGLGTNAQPLLWRNASLQEFFAAYWVCRWDASDASLLGAWVVNPHSGENRAFYWLWRYASEMPEDVIWPDRKKSPSDAWVTAMTPLYVAPADKDGLPIRSPEFLYRSWLRPGAEGFVDPMAHSKKGREVRATFLAEFPKILGEAGSERQRIARELTGGGAFIPLIGRPGDTASFMMGSADDPLAQADETPRHEVKLSAFALHRYCVRNIAFELYDPGHRNVRWATGEQHPLVAATGSGADDRCPAVNVSWYDAWCFAQWLGAIEIGGKRYRVALPSEAQWEYACRAGTETRYWSGSEEADLASVARYRKNSDNRTHAVDEDRSRNPWGVFQIHGNVWEWCTDWYLASFYSSKEDSFQDPVNFAPASARVLRGGSWYSFGWLCRSAYRGRSEPGDRSRRIGFRLAAVPVVGAE; encoded by the coding sequence ATGCCCGGTCCGCAAGATTCGCCGCCCGCAGGCGGGTCGGGACGTTTCCCCAACCCGCTCCTCGCCCAGATGGTCTTCGAGGCTACCTGGGACCTGCTCACGCGGTGGCAGAACGGCCAGCCGATTCCGGCGGAGGCCTATCGGGCGGATTTTGGGGACGCCCTCTTTTCGCACCAGGACGTCGCCCCTCGGCTCGTTGCGGCCGAAATGCGCGCGCGCTTCGAGTTGTTCCCCGCGCTCGCGACAGGGCCGACACTCCGATCCGCGGCCCCGCTGTTGGACCTGTTCGGGTGTCGCCGCTCCCAGCCGGCCCCTTACCCGTATTTCGCGCCGCCGCGGGCAGGGGGAGAGATCGGTTGGCTCGACAAGTTTCGGGTCATCCGTGAGGTCGGTCGCGGCGGACTGGGAATCGTATTCCGGGCATTCAACACGAAAACCCTGATCGAGAAAAATCGGCCGCGGGCCCTCAAAATCCTCATTCCGGAGGGCGATCTCACCAAGAGCCGTCAGCGCCTTGAGGCCGAGGCCGACAGCCTACGTGCCATCCGGCACGACCACGTCGTGGCGTTCTACAATGCGGAAACTGTCATTCATACCGAGGTCGGCGAGATCGACTATTTGGAGATGGAGTACGTGTACGGGCCGAGCCTGGAAGACCTCGTCACCCACTTCCTCCAGACCGACGGGTGCGCGGTACCGGTCCGCCTGGCCGTCGAGCTGATTCGTCAGGCGGCCGCCGGACTCGACGGCATTCACACCCACGCCCAACGGTTCATTCACCGCGACCTCAAGCCCAGCAACCTGCTCCTCGAGTGGCGGCCCGATTCCCCCCCGAGCAGCAGCCCGTGGCGCGTGCGGCTGTGCGATTTTGGACTGGTCCGGGCGGCGGGGCGACCGCGCATCACGTCGGAAACGTCGATCGCGGGGACGCGGGTCTACATGGCCCCCGAGCAACTGAGACCGGGACCCGGGCGGCCCGTTTCCGCCAAGAGCGACGTCTTCGCCTTGGGCGTCATACTCTACGAGTTGGTCGTGGGGCGGCACCCGTTTTGGGCCGGCACAATTACGCAAACCGACGAGAACATTGCCCGACTCCGCTACACACACCCGCGGGAAGCCAACCGGTCGGTTGACATCCCGGAGGGCCTCGACACGTTGATCCGGGCCATGTTGGCCGAACATCCCACGAAACGACCGGACGCGGCGACGGTCCGCGATCGACTGGCCGCGATTGCCGCCCCCGGCGCGGGAGCGCCGCCGAACCGGGAACGAGCGCCCCGCGCCATTCGTCGGCCGACCGATTCAGCGTCCGCGCCAATGAAGGTCTACGTCTCCTCGGTAGCTAAGGAACTGATGCCGTTCCGCAGGGCCGTCGTCGAGGCGATCCGCGCCGCTTCCGATCGCTACGTCGTTTTTCCCGCACAGGAGTACACAGAAGCATTCGCCTTTCCGGTTGAGGAGTGTCAAAAGTGGATCGAGCAGTGTCACGTGTACGTCGGGCTATTCGGATTCGATTACGGCCCGATTTTGAAAGAAGATTCCGTGTCGCTTCTCGAACGCGAGTACCGGGCGTCGTTGGATTGGAAGCTCACACCGCTCCTATTTATGTCCGAGAGGCCGCATTGGGACCCGCATTCGTCAGTGGAATGGCAGGCCCTAGGGGCATCGCCGATCCTCGCCCTTCGGAGCGAACTTAAAACGGCCAGAGCGATCCTATTCTCCGACAGTCGCGAAGCACTGGCGGCTCAAGTCCTGGCGGCATTGAGCACGCTGTTGCTGCCCGAAGAGGTTGCGAGCGCGCCGGACAGTCCTGGACCGTCAGATATGGACTGGTCGCGTCGGGCGCTTGAAAACTACCACAAGAAGGTGTGTGCCCGTTTCACGTTCTATAACGAGGCGCATCCCGACGCGCCGGAGAACGATCCGTCGCGGCAGGGTCTGCCGTTTCTGACGTCGCAACAGCTCTTCACCCTCAAGCCGGGTGTCGATGCGAAGGAGGCGCTGCACCCGGAGCGGTTCCGCGCGGCCCGACTCGCCGGCGATGATCGCTCGGGCGAACCGCCGACCCCGGACGCCCAGTATTGGGAGGAACTCGACCGCGAGGCGCTGATCGCGTCGCTGACGGGGGACGCGAAGGGCCGCCGCATCGCGTTCACCACGGACGCGGGGTTGGGCAAGACCCGGAACCTGGCCTGGCTCGAACACGAGTGCCAGTCCCGGGGGTCGGGCTGGGTCTTCTCGCTCCTGGCCAGTGAAGCCCTCCCGCTCCACCAACTGGTCTCCAGGCGGCTGACCGAGCGCGTGCTGGCCGCGAACAACACGCATCTCGACGAAACGCGGGCCGCCGCAATACTGGAGGGCGCCAGGACCGACGGGGCCATCACGCTGATCGTCGACGGGTTGGACCAAACCAAGACCGTCGGCTGGCTCAAGGACTTACTCGATCCGACCGCGGGGTGGGACCGGTGCCACGTTGTCGTGGCGGGCCGGCCGTTTGCCCTGGAATCGCACTGGGAAGATCTGTTTACCGCACCGATCTGGCAATACGTTCAGGTCGGGGAGTTAAATCGAAAGCAGCAAGAACAACTGCTCGGTGAGCGCCGCTTTGGAGCCGTTCCCGAGGAAGCGCGGAGCATCCTGTCCACGCCGCGGGTACTGGAGTGCATCCGCGGGATCGATGAGAAGGAGCTGCCGACGCTCCGGACGGTCGCGGACGTGTACTGGACAGCGGTTCGGTACATGCTCGTCCGCGCGCTCCGGCCGCACCCGGGCGGCAAGATCGACCGGGAGGACGAGCGCCGGTACCTGCAAATCCTCGGGGCCCTCGCGTTTGCGATGTACGCCGAGACGGAATCGGACGGGAACGGGAACCTGCGGCCGAATCTCGATCGCATTCTGGCCGGCGACGACCTCCTCGACTTCCTGTACGGCCCGCGGGACGGGAAACGATCCGTTCTCGAGCGCTTACAGCCGATCATTCCCAACTACGACAAAGAAAGGTTCAAGAATGATCTGAAAACGCTTTCGACCCTGAACGCGGCCGTGAGCCACGGCTGGCTCGATTCGGACGGGCTGGGCACGAACGCGCAGCCGCTGCTGTGGCGGAACGCCTCGTTGCAAGAGTTCTTCGCCGCGTACTGGGTGTGCCGGTGGGACGCGTCCGACGCGTCCCTCCTCGGCGCCTGGGTGGTGAACCCACACAGCGGCGAGAACCGGGCCTTTTACTGGCTGTGGCGGTACGCGTCGGAAATGCCGGAGGATGTCATTTGGCCCGACCGCAAGAAATCGCCGTCGGACGCCTGGGTCACGGCAATGACCCCACTCTACGTCGCACCAGCGGACAAGGACGGGTTACCGATCCGTTCACCCGAATTCCTCTACCGCAGTTGGCTCCGACCCGGCGCCGAGGGTTTCGTCGACCCGATGGCCCATTCAAAGAAGGGCCGTGAGGTGCGCGCCACGTTCCTGGCCGAATTCCCGAAGATTCTCGGGGAAGCCGGCTCCGAACGGCAGCGAATCGCGCGGGAACTGACAGGCGGAGGAGCGTTCATCCCGCTCATCGGTCGGCCCGGCGACACGGCATCATTCATGATGGGCTCGGCGGACGACCCGCTCGCGCAGGCCGATGAAACGCCCCGGCACGAGGTGAAACTGTCGGCGTTCGCGTTGCATCGGTATTGCGTACGCAACATCGCATTCGAGCTGTACGACCCGGGGCATCGAAACGTTCGCTGGGCAACCGGGGAGCAACATCCGCTGGTGGCGGCGACCGGCTCGGGTGCGGACGACCGGTGCCCGGCGGTGAACGTGTCGTGGTACGATGCCTGGTGTTTCGCCCAGTGGCTCGGTGCCATTGAGATCGGTGGCAAGCGTTATCGGGTGGCTTTGCCGAGCGAGGCCCAGTGGGAGTATGCGTGCCGCGCGGGAACAGAGACGCGGTACTGGAGCGGGAGCGAGGAAGCGGATTTAGCTTCCGTGGCCCGTTATCGGAAGAACAGCGACAACCGCACGCACGCGGTTGATGAGGATCGGAGTCGGAACCCGTGGGGCGTCTTTCAGATACATGGAAACGTTTGGGAGTGGTGCACGGATTGGTACTTGGCGAGCTTCTATTCTTCCAAAGAGGACTCTTTTCAAGACCCCGTGAACTTCGCACCGGCGTCGGCGCGGGTTCTCCGGGGCGGTAGCTGGTACAGCTTCGGCTGGCTCTGCCGGTCGGCGTACCGCGGCAGGTCCGAGCCGGGCGACCGGAGCCGGCGCATCGGGTTCCGGCTCGCCGCAGTTCCTGTCGTTGGAGCCGAGTGA
- a CDS encoding type IV secretory system conjugative DNA transfer family protein, with product MELVLALVTLVGLLAWRKRRTARKPRDRPDPPLAFAGGLLGYRELMANCLVTGATGSGKSSAMAALLRELLADGCGMYLPAGKPGDAQRYAEMARRAGRTDVVLFDSTCRSRVNFLDGVLGTGDDATLALQAEAAFTQLGQALNAAGGGGREDDQFWATNTKRWVRMGFRLILAAGERPSIPLLVDVVTSSAASPAAVGTEAFRAGTCFKLLARAADRLEHTPRRAEYMEIENFWLLEVPNTADRQRSGFVAGILGPADVLAAGIPKAILCSDSNVDPAQLVARNAVVITDFPLGDAGVMCPVINTALKYAFQRAILRRAAPDGTRPFILAIDEYQTQASEFDAEYLSLCRSARGPMVLMTQGYESLMMCFPGPGAEHKVNVLAGNCAIRMFMSPTPTTGAWLTEKLLGQRVRLMLGGSASAGGYESPWDLIAGSKAGSAAGSFQQQYVPWLTPGELAALRTGGAENGRWVDFVVTIAGRRFAGRPFTVASVRQEGK from the coding sequence ATGGAACTGGTGCTGGCCCTGGTCACTCTCGTCGGGCTCCTGGCCTGGCGCAAGCGCCGCACGGCCCGCAAGCCCCGGGACCGCCCGGACCCGCCGCTCGCGTTTGCGGGCGGCCTCCTCGGGTACCGGGAGCTCATGGCCAACTGCCTGGTCACCGGGGCCACCGGGAGCGGCAAGAGCTCCGCGATGGCCGCGCTCCTCCGGGAACTACTCGCCGACGGGTGCGGGATGTACCTCCCGGCCGGCAAGCCTGGGGACGCCCAGCGGTACGCCGAAATGGCGCGCCGGGCCGGGCGCACGGACGTGGTCCTGTTCGATTCCACGTGCCGGTCCCGGGTGAATTTTCTCGACGGGGTACTCGGGACCGGGGACGACGCCACGCTCGCACTCCAAGCCGAAGCCGCGTTTACCCAACTCGGGCAGGCCCTCAACGCGGCCGGTGGCGGGGGACGCGAGGACGATCAGTTCTGGGCCACCAATACGAAACGCTGGGTCCGCATGGGGTTCCGGCTGATCCTCGCGGCCGGGGAGCGCCCCTCGATCCCGCTCCTGGTGGATGTCGTCACGTCTTCGGCCGCGAGCCCGGCCGCGGTCGGGACCGAAGCGTTCCGGGCCGGGACGTGCTTCAAGCTCCTGGCCCGGGCCGCGGACCGACTCGAACACACCCCGCGTCGGGCCGAGTACATGGAGATCGAAAACTTCTGGCTCCTCGAGGTGCCCAACACCGCGGACCGACAGCGCTCCGGCTTTGTCGCCGGCATTCTCGGTCCCGCGGACGTGCTCGCGGCCGGGATCCCCAAGGCGATCCTGTGCTCGGACTCGAACGTGGACCCGGCCCAGTTGGTCGCGCGGAACGCGGTGGTGATTACCGACTTCCCGCTCGGGGACGCCGGGGTCATGTGCCCGGTCATCAACACGGCCCTGAAGTACGCGTTCCAACGGGCGATCCTGCGCCGGGCCGCACCGGACGGAACGCGCCCGTTCATTCTGGCCATCGACGAGTACCAGACGCAGGCCTCGGAGTTCGACGCTGAGTACCTGTCGCTGTGCCGCTCGGCGCGCGGCCCGATGGTCTTGATGACGCAGGGGTACGAGAGCCTGATGATGTGCTTCCCGGGGCCCGGGGCCGAGCACAAGGTGAACGTGCTCGCGGGCAACTGTGCGATCCGAATGTTCATGTCCCCAACCCCGACCACCGGTGCCTGGCTCACCGAGAAGCTGCTCGGGCAGCGCGTGCGCCTGATGCTCGGGGGCTCGGCTTCGGCCGGTGGGTACGAGAGCCCGTGGGACTTAATCGCTGGGTCCAAGGCCGGTTCCGCGGCCGGTAGCTTCCAGCAGCAGTACGTGCCGTGGCTCACCCCGGGCGAGTTGGCCGCGCTGCGGACCGGGGGCGCCGAGAACGGTCGGTGGGTGGACTTCGTCGTCACGATCGCCGGGCGCCGGTTCGCCGGGCGGCCGTTTACCGTCGCGAGCGTCCGGCAGGAGGGCAAATGA
- a CDS encoding reverse transcriptase/maturase family protein, with translation MKRVTLGLDAVAAWDNLRLAALKALRGKRARPDARRFMYRLDARLHELRTQILAGTVTIGRSHQFTIHDPKERLITAPCFGERVLHHAIMNVCEPVFDRGLIADSYACRRGKGRIACLRRAQAIARCYPYFLKLDVRKYFDSINHQTLNELLSRRFKNRGLLDLFGRIIAAHAASPGRGLPIGSLTSQHFANFYLGGCDRYVKEVLRRSGYVRYMDDMAVWADSSDTLRRTLVDIRAFLDVRLGLAVKPDPYINRTRHGLDFLGCRVLPTHLVLSARSRRRYRRNLRAIERAMARGEMSEAEVQRRGQAVVSFARAAGVKSWRFRRRTLDQLAGEGPGVGAGSPGR, from the coding sequence ATGAAGCGCGTGACCCTGGGGCTTGACGCCGTTGCGGCCTGGGACAACCTCCGCCTCGCGGCCCTCAAGGCCCTCCGCGGCAAGAGGGCCCGGCCCGACGCCCGCCGGTTCATGTACCGCCTCGACGCCCGCCTCCACGAGCTCCGAACGCAAATCTTGGCGGGCACGGTGACCATCGGCCGGTCCCACCAGTTCACCATCCACGACCCGAAGGAGCGTCTCATCACCGCGCCGTGCTTCGGCGAGCGCGTCCTGCACCACGCGATCATGAACGTCTGTGAGCCGGTGTTCGACCGCGGGTTGATCGCCGACAGTTACGCCTGCCGCCGGGGCAAGGGCCGCATCGCCTGCCTCCGACGGGCGCAGGCGATCGCCCGGTGTTACCCGTACTTCTTGAAGCTCGACGTCCGCAAATACTTCGACAGCATTAACCACCAGACCCTCAACGAACTCCTGAGCCGCCGGTTCAAGAACCGGGGGCTTCTGGACCTGTTCGGCCGGATCATCGCCGCGCACGCCGCCTCACCGGGCCGGGGATTGCCGATTGGCAGCCTGACCTCACAACACTTCGCCAACTTTTATCTGGGAGGGTGCGACCGGTACGTCAAAGAAGTTCTCCGTCGGTCCGGCTATGTCCGGTACATGGACGATATGGCCGTTTGGGCCGACTCGTCAGATACACTCCGGCGCACCCTGGTCGACATCCGCGCGTTCCTTGACGTGCGGCTGGGGTTGGCCGTCAAACCCGACCCGTACATCAACCGGACGCGGCACGGTCTGGATTTCCTCGGCTGCCGGGTCTTGCCAACGCACCTCGTGCTGAGCGCCCGCAGCCGACGACGGTACCGGCGGAACCTCCGAGCGATCGAACGGGCGATGGCCCGGGGCGAGATGAGCGAAGCGGAGGTCCAACGACGAGGGCAGGCCGTGGTCTCCTTCGCTCGTGCCGCGGGGGTCAAGAGTTGGCGATTTCGCCGCCGAACGCTAGACCAGCTTGCGGGTGAAGGCCCAGGCGTCGGCGCGGGTTCTCCGGGGCGGTAG